The Magnetospirillum sp. genome includes a region encoding these proteins:
- a CDS encoding Lrp/AsnC family transcriptional regulator, translating into MRGHKLDDVDRQILHDLQNDGRMTNVELARRAGVSAPPCLRRVRVLEEAKVIRGFHADIDPHALGFGVTVFAFVSLKSQADADLRAFQAIIDSWPMVRECHMLTGETDFLIKVVAQDWDAYEKFLTTQLTAAPNVSNVKSALTIRTTKNQPGVPIETKQSDAKAARS; encoded by the coding sequence ATGCGCGGGCACAAGCTTGACGACGTCGATCGCCAGATTCTCCACGATCTCCAGAATGACGGGCGGATGACCAATGTCGAGCTTGCGCGCCGGGCGGGGGTTTCGGCCCCGCCCTGTTTGCGCCGCGTTCGCGTGCTCGAAGAGGCCAAAGTCATCCGCGGCTTCCATGCCGACATCGACCCGCATGCGCTGGGTTTCGGGGTGACGGTGTTCGCGTTCGTCAGCCTCAAGAGCCAAGCCGACGCGGATTTGCGCGCCTTTCAAGCGATCATCGATTCGTGGCCCATGGTCCGCGAATGCCACATGCTGACGGGGGAAACCGATTTCCTCATCAAGGTCGTGGCGCAGGATTGGGACGCGTACGAAAAATTCCTCACGACGCAGCTCACGGCCGCCCCCAACGTCAGCAACGTCAAATCGGCGCTGACGATCCGCACGACCAAAAACCAGCCCGGCGTGCCGATCGAGACCAAACAGTCCGACGCCAAAGCGGCGCGCAGCTAG
- a CDS encoding mitochondrial fission ELM1 family protein, with protein MTTPTAPKTAWIISPGQVGMKAQCRGIAEALGLAFEFKDVAFRPPYSWLPEVALVHGDPLAMLTAESPNLSAPWPDVAITLGSRCAPIGVAMKRRSGGKVFALHVQRPAVPVAWLDAVVAPAHDEVVGANVIETQVALHHVTPAKLAAAAELWAPKLAGLKRPLIAVILGGSNGWRRFQMTEAAVERLASGLKALAASGCGLALTPSRRTDPPAREKLVKTVRDLGGYAWDGEGDNPYLGLLAVADGIVVTEDSVSMTSEALSTGKPVFVAALEGRSGRIAAFQAGLQAKGFTRPFEGRFEHWTYAPPDDTARAARLLQQKFGWG; from the coding sequence ATGACAACCCCCACCGCCCCCAAAACTGCCTGGATCATCAGCCCGGGGCAGGTCGGCATGAAGGCCCAATGCCGCGGCATTGCGGAAGCGTTAGGCCTTGCCTTCGAATTCAAGGACGTGGCGTTCCGCCCGCCATATTCGTGGCTGCCGGAGGTCGCGTTGGTGCACGGCGATCCGCTGGCGATGCTGACGGCCGAAAGCCCAAATCTGTCGGCCCCGTGGCCGGACGTGGCGATTACACTGGGCTCGCGCTGTGCGCCGATCGGCGTTGCCATGAAGCGCCGCAGTGGTGGCAAAGTGTTTGCCCTGCATGTGCAGCGCCCGGCCGTGCCGGTTGCCTGGCTCGATGCGGTAGTCGCCCCGGCGCACGACGAAGTGGTCGGCGCCAACGTCATCGAAACGCAAGTCGCCCTCCACCACGTGACGCCGGCAAAACTCGCCGCCGCGGCTGAGCTTTGGGCACCGAAATTGGCAGGGCTCAAAAGGCCGTTGATCGCCGTGATCTTGGGCGGCTCGAATGGTTGGCGCCGCTTCCAGATGACGGAGGCCGCCGTCGAAAGGCTCGCTTCCGGGCTCAAAGCTTTGGCAGCGTCGGGCTGCGGCCTTGCCCTTACGCCGTCGCGCCGGACCGACCCGCCTGCCCGCGAAAAGCTCGTCAAAACCGTGCGCGATCTGGGCGGCTATGCCTGGGACGGCGAGGGCGATAACCCTTATTTGGGGCTGCTCGCGGTGGCCGACGGCATCGTTGTGACCGAAGATTCTGTGTCGATGACGAGCGAGGCCCTATCGACCGGCAAGCCGGTGTTTGTGGCAGCCCTCGAGGGCCGCTCGGGCCGCATTGCCGCCTTCCAGGCGGGTCTGCAGGCAAAGGGCTTCACGCGCCCATTCGAGGGCCGGTTCGAGCATTGGACCTATGCCCCGCCCGACGACACGGCGCGGGCCGCCCGGCTGCTGCAACAAAAATTTGGCTGGGGATAA